A window from Chitinophaga filiformis encodes these proteins:
- a CDS encoding T9SS type A sorting domain-containing protein, whose product MIPKLPRLMLIVAACLFTSYSHAQVKTRIFPQGLPAARKAVKKIPVTTLEAPPDLNKLLKAQAGSVPLEYVNRFAVSKQVDIDVLSTAAVSEDNGFITYDLALAAKGAKNISVDFKSFILPDNAVLSIYTRYELTDSITARENNQYKVWASRVYQDDTLSLSLKLPAEEKGQAALKIGQVNFGFKQFGANFYGNPGQSASCNINVVCPEATGWDNERNSVAMIVVNGNESCTGALVMNTCNTNRPFFLTANHCLAAGSVANWVFQFQTWSNTCTGNSGWLEDVQFNGATLRANSVASDFALLELNQVPPANSGIRYSGWNRNTAAPAGTVGLHHPAGDLMKFSRDFDLAGVSSWGGTNNHWVSVFEQGTVQPGSSGSPLYDMNHRVVGQLHGDQLNQGNYCAQRRGEYGRLDVSWTGGGTNASRLSNWLDPSGSNALTTNTTNVSALTNATLSLSLSGDNLICTGSKTYTLSGVPAGVPVVWTVSNSAMATLTASGNQVTVNRLGTGDITLTATVGGTCFINNVANKSIHLGPVTDVGITNIQLVPAPYYGIYGEVVTSAPPPYYWYIDGVLKKTTSSKQSDVVVAGQCGTQHYFQVGATNGCIGEVKTLPYYFTNSCSFRMRKDTTAADSSEMTITYMGNYNMLLSPNPARNQVVITIPGDTKKSTAAAISSIRIIDASGNVQRTVRYGEGSQRRVTLDISSLHSGVYIVEVSDGKNRHTGKLLVQ is encoded by the coding sequence ATGATCCCAAAATTACCTCGACTCATGTTGATCGTGGCGGCATGCCTGTTCACATCGTACAGCCATGCCCAGGTCAAAACCCGCATTTTCCCACAAGGACTGCCCGCTGCGAGAAAAGCGGTGAAGAAGATCCCTGTTACCACCCTGGAAGCCCCTCCCGACCTCAACAAACTTTTAAAGGCACAGGCAGGCAGCGTACCGCTGGAATATGTTAACCGTTTCGCTGTATCAAAACAGGTAGACATCGACGTACTATCCACCGCTGCCGTAAGCGAAGACAATGGGTTTATAACCTACGACCTGGCGCTGGCTGCAAAAGGTGCAAAGAACATCTCTGTTGACTTTAAATCATTCATTTTACCGGACAATGCGGTGCTAAGTATTTACACCCGCTATGAGCTGACCGACAGCATCACTGCCAGGGAAAACAACCAGTACAAGGTCTGGGCCTCCCGGGTCTACCAGGACGATACCTTAAGCCTCTCCCTGAAGCTGCCCGCGGAAGAGAAAGGTCAGGCCGCGCTGAAGATTGGCCAGGTCAATTTCGGATTTAAGCAATTTGGCGCCAACTTCTATGGCAATCCCGGGCAATCCGCCTCCTGCAACATCAACGTTGTTTGCCCGGAAGCCACAGGCTGGGATAATGAACGAAATTCTGTTGCCATGATCGTGGTGAATGGCAATGAGTCCTGCACCGGGGCCTTGGTGATGAATACCTGTAATACCAACAGGCCATTCTTCCTGACCGCCAACCATTGCCTGGCTGCCGGCAGTGTTGCCAACTGGGTATTCCAGTTCCAGACCTGGAGCAATACCTGCACCGGCAACAGCGGCTGGCTGGAAGACGTACAATTCAACGGCGCAACGCTGCGGGCCAACAGTGTAGCATCCGATTTTGCCCTGCTGGAGCTGAACCAGGTACCTCCCGCTAACTCAGGGATCAGGTATTCCGGCTGGAACAGAAATACCGCAGCACCGGCAGGTACTGTGGGCCTGCATCATCCTGCGGGAGACCTGATGAAATTCAGCCGTGATTTTGACCTTGCCGGTGTCAGCTCCTGGGGAGGTACTAACAATCACTGGGTGTCTGTCTTCGAACAGGGCACCGTGCAACCCGGATCATCCGGTTCTCCCCTGTACGACATGAACCACAGGGTGGTAGGTCAGCTGCATGGCGATCAGCTGAACCAGGGTAATTATTGCGCACAACGGCGTGGTGAATATGGAAGGTTGGATGTATCCTGGACCGGCGGCGGTACCAATGCCAGTCGCCTGAGCAACTGGCTGGACCCGTCCGGCAGTAATGCGCTGACCACTAATACCACTAACGTCTCTGCATTGACGAATGCGACTTTGTCACTCTCCCTGTCGGGCGATAACCTGATCTGCACCGGCAGTAAAACATATACCCTTTCAGGTGTTCCTGCCGGCGTGCCTGTAGTCTGGACGGTTTCCAACAGCGCTATGGCCACATTAACAGCTTCCGGCAACCAGGTGACCGTAAACAGGCTAGGAACGGGCGATATCACCTTAACCGCTACCGTTGGCGGCACCTGTTTCATCAACAATGTAGCCAACAAAAGCATTCACCTGGGCCCTGTAACGGATGTGGGTATCACGAATATCCAACTGGTGCCCGCGCCTTATTATGGCATTTACGGTGAAGTAGTGACATCTGCTCCACCTCCTTATTATTGGTATATAGACGGTGTACTGAAGAAAACTACCAGCTCCAAACAAAGTGATGTAGTGGTTGCCGGTCAGTGCGGTACACAGCATTATTTCCAGGTAGGCGCTACCAACGGTTGTATCGGTGAGGTGAAAACATTGCCTTATTATTTCACCAACAGCTGCAGTTTCCGCATGCGGAAAGATACGACCGCTGCCGATTCATCGGAGATGACCATTACCTATATGGGAAATTACAACATGCTGCTCAGCCCTAATCCGGCCAGGAACCAGGTGGTGATCACGATTCCCGGCGATACCAAAAAAAGTACTGCAGCTGCTATCAGCAGTATCCGTATTATTGATGCCTCAGGAAATGTGCAACGCACAGTAAGATATGGTGAAGGCAGCCAGAGAAGGGTTACGCTGGATATATCCAGCCTGCATAGCGGTGTGTATATTGTTGAAGTGTCTGATGGGAAGAACAGGCATACGGGTAAATTGCTTGTACAATAA